The Candidatus Binataceae bacterium genome window below encodes:
- a CDS encoding Lrp/AsnC ligand binding domain-containing protein gives MSVKAFILVDTSPGKAREVATKLRQVGGISSAHAVTGPHDIIAVAEAPDVSSLGELVVQKIQSVPGVNRSLTSIVAD, from the coding sequence CGGTCAAAGCGTTCATCCTCGTCGATACCTCGCCGGGCAAGGCTCGGGAAGTCGCAACCAAGCTCAGACAGGTGGGAGGAATCTCCAGCGCTCACGCCGTGACCGGCCCGCACGACATCATCGCCGTCGCCGAAGCTCCCGACGTCTCTTCGCTCGGCGAACTGGTGGTGCAGAAAATTCAGAGCGTGCCCGGGGTCAACCGCAGTCTGACTTCGATCGTTGCCGACTAG